The following proteins come from a genomic window of Aspergillus oryzae RIB40 DNA, chromosome 4:
- a CDS encoding Rab family GTPase (GTPase Rab5/YPT51 and related small G protein superfamily GTPases), with the protein MSSSLEAKIVILGSQGVGKTSLVQRYVKNAFNPVGTASTVGASFVTKRVLDSSSDTIVRLQIWDTAGQERFRSISKLYYRGANACLLCYDITDEQSFLEMTGWLLELKKNLGDEDPVVIHVVGTKSDIVALDPLRRAVPFERTIAYVAEQLYPSQASTPPPTAGVSHSSSTTLQGLDSKRSSGFWGQDIGWDCCHEISAKDGEGIEEVFQVITRKLVEQRNKQLGITSSHGSTSGLDGVASPVGPRTLEGNGSFRLGHGDNRRSWLGFPPSSVGDELDERIEFTKKKGKCC; encoded by the exons ATGAGTTCATCTCTCGAGGCCAAGATCGTCATCTTGGGCTCACAAG GCGTTGGCAAAACGTCTTTGGTCCAACGTTATGTGAAGAACGCTTTCAACCCTGTGGGAACCGCGTCCACTGTCGGTGCATCCTTCGTCACCAAGCGTGTCCTCGACAGTTCCTCGGATACCATTGTCCGTCTGCAGATTTGGGACACGGCTGGACAAGAGCGGTTTCGCAGTATCTCCAAGTTGTACTACCGTGGCGCTAACGCCTGCCTCCTGTGTTACGACATTACGGACGAACAAAGCTTCCTAGAAATGACGGGGTGGTTAttggaattgaagaaaaacTTGGGCGATGAGGATCCTGTTGTAATCCATGTCGTTGGAACGAAATCAGACATCGTAGCGTTGGATCCATTGCGTCGCGCCGTCCCTTTTGAGCGAACCATCGCCTACGTCGCCGAGCAGCTGTATCCGTCTCAGGCATCCACTCCCCCACCCACGGCTGGCGTCAGCCATTCGTCTAGCACCACGCTCCAGGGTCTCGACAGCAAGCGCAGTAGCGGGTTTTGGGGCCAGGATATCGGATGGGACTGCTGTCATGAAATCAGCGCCAAGGACGGCGAGGGCATCGAGGAGGTTTTCCAGGTCATCACGCGCAAGCTGGTGGAGCAGCGCAATAAACAACTTGGCATTACCTCATCCCATGGATCTACATCCGGCCTGGACGGCGTTGCATCGCCGGTGGGACCGAGGACTCTTGAAGGAAACGGCAGTTTCCGGCTGGGACACGGTGACAATCGTCGAAGCTGGCTTGGATTCCCGCCCAGTAGTGTCGGAGACGAGCTCGATGAAAGGATTGAATTtacgaagaagaagggaaaatgtTGCTGA